One genomic region from Streptomyces venezuelae encodes:
- the ngcE gene encoding N-acetylglucosamine/diacetylchitobiose ABC transporter substrate-binding protein, with translation MGSTSAQTNEGLGRRDLIKRSAAIGLISVPTMGFLSACASGSGDGNAKVEKGTKSDKNPLGVNESAPLDFVLFDGGFGQQYAKDAIKVYETNYPKAKVKFTPTQKITTELQPRFNGGNPPDLIDNSGAEQMDMGVLVGQKQLTDLTALLDAASVDDPNKKVRDTLRPGIIEMGQFDGAPVWVLYYAYTVYGVWYSQKLLDSLDAKYPETWDEMLAVCEKAKKKGIAGWTYAGKHPYYLPFSLYPMIGKVGGREVLDAIDNLEPKAWEHPAVKACFEAYYELYRKGYILKGTPGLDHIQSQTAWTEGKALFIPNGSWVENEAAKTMPADFDLAVSAPSGLDASDKMPFGTMWASGGEPFIVPAKAANPEGGMEQLRIMLSEASSKNFTQSVKSLSAFNGGTDGIELTPGLKSGVAALEKAGQNVVNPRLQDWYVALQKEKIGVAGIGEMMAGRATPAETIKKIQKFADEAAQDSSIKHYKHQ, from the coding sequence ATGGGATCCACCTCCGCTCAGACCAATGAGGGCCTTGGCCGTCGCGATCTGATCAAGCGTTCCGCCGCGATCGGCCTGATTTCGGTGCCGACCATGGGCTTCCTCTCCGCCTGCGCGAGCGGCAGCGGTGACGGAAACGCAAAGGTCGAGAAGGGTACGAAGTCCGACAAGAACCCGCTCGGGGTGAACGAGTCGGCCCCGCTTGATTTCGTCCTCTTCGACGGCGGATTCGGACAGCAGTACGCCAAGGACGCGATCAAGGTCTACGAGACGAATTACCCCAAGGCCAAGGTCAAGTTCACGCCCACCCAGAAGATCACCACCGAGCTCCAGCCGCGCTTCAACGGCGGCAACCCGCCGGACCTCATCGACAACTCCGGCGCGGAGCAGATGGACATGGGCGTCCTCGTCGGACAGAAGCAGCTGACCGACCTCACCGCCCTCCTGGACGCGGCCTCCGTCGACGACCCGAACAAGAAGGTCCGCGACACCCTGCGGCCCGGCATCATCGAGATGGGCCAGTTCGACGGCGCCCCGGTCTGGGTCCTCTACTACGCGTACACCGTCTACGGCGTCTGGTACTCGCAGAAGCTGCTCGACTCCCTCGACGCGAAGTACCCCGAGACCTGGGACGAGATGCTGGCCGTCTGCGAGAAGGCCAAGAAGAAGGGCATCGCCGGCTGGACGTACGCGGGCAAGCACCCGTACTACCTCCCCTTCTCGCTGTACCCGATGATCGGCAAGGTCGGCGGCCGCGAGGTCCTGGACGCCATCGACAACCTGGAGCCGAAGGCCTGGGAGCACCCCGCGGTCAAGGCCTGTTTCGAGGCCTACTACGAGCTCTACCGCAAGGGCTACATCCTCAAGGGCACCCCCGGCCTCGACCACATCCAGTCGCAGACCGCCTGGACCGAGGGCAAGGCGCTGTTCATCCCGAACGGCTCCTGGGTCGAGAACGAGGCGGCGAAGACCATGCCGGCCGACTTCGACCTGGCCGTCTCCGCCCCGAGCGGCCTCGACGCCTCCGACAAGATGCCCTTCGGCACCATGTGGGCCTCCGGCGGCGAGCCCTTCATCGTCCCGGCCAAGGCGGCCAACCCCGAGGGCGGCATGGAGCAGCTGCGCATCATGCTCAGCGAGGCCTCGTCCAAGAACTTCACGCAGTCCGTGAAGTCCCTCTCGGCGTTCAACGGCGGCACCGACGGCATCGAGCTGACGCCGGGTCTCAAGTCAGGTGTCGCGGCCCTGGAGAAGGCCGGCCAGAACGTCGTCAACCCGCGCCTCCAGGACTGGTACGTCGCTCTCCAGAAGGAGAAGATCGGTGTCGCGGGCATCGGCGAGATGATGGCCGGCCGCGCGACCCCGGCCGAGACGATCAAGAAGATCCAGAAGTTCGCCGACGAGGCGGCCCAGGACTCCTCGATCAAGCACTACAAGCACCAGTGA
- a CDS encoding FG-GAP repeat domain-containing protein, protein MAKSSGLNRTGVLSRVTVAAITAALVGTTTAAVAADAPKPSIAAAEQTSGASAFAADAASAAAPVNYLSGVNSAGIIWRYEPVGGGAIQRLNTQSGSGWNYDKHFSQADLDGNGSANGMYTVNSGDLTYTPYGGSPRFIGGGWGIYNEVISAANTGGGTADDVLARDSSGVLWHYLGNGNGSLTQRYRIGSGWNAYTQIAGKGDVSGDGRPDVVARDRNGVLWLYKGTGNYRTPFASRTRVGSGWNTYNAIVSSGDLNFDGKADLVARDGAGALWLYKGRGNATTPYTGRVKIGTSGWNGFRELF, encoded by the coding sequence GTGGCCAAGTCTTCTGGCCTGAATCGCACGGGCGTCCTGTCCCGTGTCACGGTCGCGGCGATAACGGCGGCCCTGGTGGGCACCACGACGGCCGCGGTCGCAGCGGACGCGCCGAAGCCCAGCATCGCCGCCGCCGAGCAGACCTCCGGCGCGAGCGCCTTCGCGGCCGACGCCGCCTCCGCCGCCGCTCCGGTGAACTACCTGAGCGGCGTGAACAGCGCGGGCATCATCTGGCGTTACGAGCCGGTCGGTGGCGGCGCCATCCAGCGTCTCAACACCCAGTCCGGCTCCGGCTGGAACTACGACAAGCACTTCTCGCAGGCCGACCTGGACGGCAACGGCTCCGCCAACGGTATGTACACCGTCAACAGCGGCGACCTGACCTACACCCCGTACGGCGGCTCGCCCCGCTTCATCGGCGGCGGCTGGGGCATCTACAACGAGGTCATCTCCGCCGCCAACACCGGCGGCGGCACGGCCGACGACGTTCTCGCCCGCGACAGCTCCGGTGTGCTGTGGCACTACCTGGGCAACGGCAACGGCTCGCTGACCCAGCGCTACCGCATCGGTTCCGGCTGGAACGCGTACACGCAGATCGCCGGCAAGGGCGATGTCTCCGGCGACGGGCGTCCCGACGTCGTCGCGCGTGACCGCAACGGCGTCCTGTGGCTCTACAAGGGCACCGGCAACTACCGGACGCCCTTCGCCTCCCGCACCCGTGTCGGCAGTGGCTGGAACACGTACAACGCCATCGTCTCCTCGGGTGACCTGAACTTCGACGGCAAGGCCGACCTCGTCGCCCGCGACGGCGCCGGCGCGCTGTGGCTGTACAAGGGCCGTGGCAACGCCACGACCCCGTACACCGGCCGTGTGAAGATCGGCACGTCCGGCTGGAACGGCTTCCGCGAGCTGTTCTAG
- the acnA gene encoding aconitate hydratase AcnA, which translates to MSANSFDARSTLRVGDESYEIFKLDKVEGSARLPYSLKVLLENLLRTEDGANITADHIRALGNWDSQAQPSQEIQFTPARVIMQDFTGVPCVVDLATMREAVAALGGDPAKINPLSPAEMVIDHSVIADKFGTSDAFAQNVELEYGRNKERYQFLRWGQTAFDDFKVVPPGTGIVHQVNIEHLARTVMVRNGQAYPDTLVGTDSHTTMVNGLGVLGWGVGGIEAEAAMLGQPVSMLIPRVVGFKLTGELPAGTTATDLVLTITEMLRKHGVVGKFVEFYGEGVAATSLANRATIGNMSPEFGSTAAVFPIDGETLNYLKLTGRSAQQVALVEAYAKEQGLWLDPAAEPDFSEKLELDLSTVVPSIAGPKRPQDRIVLANAAQQFALDVRNYVDEVDEAGKESFPASDAPANHPIGAPSKPVTVTAPDGSTYEIDHGAVTVAAITSCTNTSNPYVMVAAALVAKKATEKGLTRKPWVKTTLAPGSKVVTDYFDKAGLTPYLDKVGFNLVGYGCTTCIGNSGPLPEEVSKAVNEHDLAVTSVLSGNRNFEGRINPDVKMNYLASPPLVVAYAIAGSMKVDITKDALGVDQDGKPVYLADIWPSEAEVNDVVANAIGEDMFNKSYQDVFAGDAQWQALSIPTGNTFEWDTESTYVRKPPYFEGMTMETTPVTDIVGARVLAKLGDSVTTDHISPAGAIKADTPAGKYLTEHGVERRDFNSYGSRRGNHEVMIRGTFANIRLRNQIAPGTEGGFTRDFTQADAPVSFIYDASQNYQAAGTPLVILGGKEYGSGSSRDWAAKGTALLGVKAVITESYERIHRSNLIGMGVLPLQFPAGQSADSLGLTGEETFSIAGVTELNEGTTPSTVKVTTDTGVEFDAVVRIDTPGEADYYRNGGIMQYVLRNLIRG; encoded by the coding sequence GTGTCGGCGAACAGCTTCGACGCCCGCAGCACGCTGCGCGTGGGCGACGAGTCGTACGAGATCTTCAAGCTGGACAAGGTCGAGGGCTCCGCGCGCCTCCCTTACAGCCTGAAGGTCCTCCTGGAGAACCTGCTCCGCACCGAGGACGGCGCGAACATCACCGCCGACCACATCCGGGCGCTCGGCAACTGGGACTCGCAGGCTCAGCCGAGCCAGGAGATCCAGTTCACGCCGGCCCGCGTGATCATGCAGGACTTCACCGGTGTGCCGTGTGTCGTCGACCTCGCCACCATGCGTGAGGCCGTCGCTGCGCTCGGCGGCGACCCGGCGAAGATCAACCCGCTCTCCCCGGCCGAGATGGTCATCGACCACTCCGTCATCGCCGACAAGTTCGGCACCAGCGACGCGTTCGCGCAGAACGTCGAGCTGGAGTACGGCCGCAACAAGGAGCGCTACCAGTTCCTGCGCTGGGGCCAGACCGCCTTCGACGACTTCAAGGTCGTCCCCCCGGGCACCGGCATCGTCCACCAGGTGAACATCGAGCACCTGGCCCGTACGGTCATGGTCCGCAACGGCCAGGCGTACCCCGACACCCTCGTCGGCACCGACTCGCACACCACCATGGTCAACGGCCTGGGCGTGCTGGGCTGGGGCGTCGGTGGCATCGAGGCCGAGGCCGCGATGCTCGGCCAGCCGGTCTCCATGCTCATCCCGCGCGTCGTCGGCTTCAAGCTGACCGGCGAGCTCCCGGCCGGCACCACCGCCACCGACCTGGTCCTCACGATCACCGAGATGCTGCGCAAGCACGGCGTCGTCGGCAAGTTCGTCGAGTTCTACGGTGAGGGCGTCGCCGCCACCTCCCTCGCGAACCGCGCCACCATCGGCAACATGTCGCCGGAGTTCGGTTCCACCGCCGCGGTCTTCCCGATCGACGGCGAGACCCTGAACTACCTCAAGCTGACCGGCCGCTCCGCGCAGCAGGTCGCGCTCGTCGAGGCGTACGCCAAGGAGCAGGGTCTCTGGCTGGACCCGGCCGCCGAGCCCGACTTCTCCGAGAAGCTGGAGCTCGACCTCTCCACGGTCGTCCCCTCCATCGCCGGCCCGAAGCGCCCGCAGGACCGCATCGTCCTCGCGAACGCCGCCCAGCAGTTCGCCCTGGACGTCCGCAACTACGTCGACGAGGTGGACGAGGCGGGCAAGGAGTCCTTCCCGGCCTCCGACGCCCCGGCGAACCACCCCATCGGCGCTCCGTCGAAGCCCGTCACCGTCACGGCTCCCGACGGCTCGACCTACGAGATCGACCACGGCGCCGTCACCGTCGCCGCGATCACCTCCTGCACCAACACGTCGAACCCGTACGTGATGGTCGCCGCCGCGCTCGTCGCGAAGAAGGCCACCGAGAAGGGCCTGACCCGCAAGCCGTGGGTCAAGACCACCCTCGCCCCGGGCTCGAAGGTCGTCACCGACTACTTCGACAAGGCGGGCCTCACCCCGTACCTCGACAAGGTCGGCTTCAACCTCGTCGGCTACGGCTGCACCACCTGCATCGGCAACTCCGGCCCGCTGCCGGAGGAGGTCTCCAAGGCCGTCAACGAGCACGACCTCGCCGTGACCTCGGTGCTCTCGGGCAACCGTAACTTCGAGGGTCGTATCAACCCCGACGTCAAGATGAACTACCTGGCCTCCCCGCCGCTGGTCGTCGCGTACGCCATCGCGGGCTCCATGAAGGTGGACATCACCAAGGACGCCCTCGGCGTCGACCAGGACGGCAAGCCCGTCTACCTGGCCGACATCTGGCCGTCGGAGGCCGAGGTCAACGACGTCGTCGCCAACGCCATCGGCGAGGACATGTTCAACAAGTCCTACCAGGACGTCTTCGCGGGCGACGCCCAGTGGCAGGCGCTGTCGATCCCGACCGGCAACACCTTCGAGTGGGACACCGAGTCCACCTACGTCCGGAAGCCCCCGTACTTCGAGGGCATGACGATGGAGACCACCCCGGTCACCGACATCGTCGGCGCGCGCGTCCTGGCGAAGCTGGGCGACTCGGTCACCACCGACCACATCTCCCCGGCCGGCGCCATCAAGGCCGACACCCCGGCCGGCAAGTACCTCACCGAGCACGGTGTGGAGCGTCGTGACTTCAACTCCTACGGCTCGCGCCGAGGCAACCACGAGGTCATGATCCGCGGCACGTTCGCCAACATCCGCCTGCGCAACCAGATCGCGCCGGGCACCGAGGGCGGCTTCACCCGCGACTTCACCCAGGCCGACGCGCCGGTGTCGTTCATCTACGACGCCTCGCAGAACTACCAGGCCGCCGGCACCCCGCTGGTCATCCTGGGCGGCAAGGAGTACGGCTCCGGCTCGTCCCGCGACTGGGCCGCCAAGGGCACCGCGCTCCTCGGCGTCAAGGCCGTCATCACCGAGTCGTACGAGCGCATCCACCGCTCGAACCTCATCGGCATGGGCGTCCTGCCGCTGCAGTTCCCGGCCGGCCAGTCGGCCGACTCGCTCGGCCTGACCGGCGAGGAGACCTTCTCCATCGCGGGCGTCACGGAGCTGAACGAGGGCACCACGCCGAGCACGGTCAAGGTCACCACCGACACCGGTGTCGAGTTCGACGCGGTCGTCCGCATCGACACCCCCGGTGAGGCGGACTACTACCGCAACGGCGGCATCATGCAGTACGTGCTCCGCAACCTGATCCGTGGCTGA
- a CDS encoding maleylpyruvate isomerase N-terminal domain-containing protein: MGFVATFDPVSEHERTRAALAAAIPRLARLLREVPDLDAASGVPRWSVGDVGAHLTSVYLAYGSVVSPDAADTAVDWGSVLPSGDLPFVERITAMNDASVAVVDGEGRARLGDLIAERGETFLRITGNLAPDAPVAAPWYGPGPTLTVAVVTGLMLGESLVHGLDMARGAGLPWSIGGDEASLVIGQSMPTMMSLALDTAKARGVRVAFDLVVEGGPRLAVVVDDGAMTVTRDAPPRAYDCRLTVDPAAFLLVSFRRTPIWKAVALGRMRAGGRRPWLAMRLGRLVATP; encoded by the coding sequence ATGGGCTTCGTCGCGACGTTCGATCCCGTCTCCGAGCACGAGAGGACCCGCGCCGCGCTGGCCGCCGCGATCCCGCGCCTCGCGCGGCTTCTCCGCGAGGTCCCCGACCTGGACGCCGCCTCCGGTGTCCCGAGGTGGAGCGTCGGCGACGTCGGCGCGCACCTCACCTCCGTGTACCTCGCGTACGGCTCCGTCGTGTCCCCCGACGCGGCCGACACCGCCGTGGACTGGGGGAGTGTCCTGCCCTCCGGCGATCTGCCCTTCGTCGAGCGGATCACGGCCATGAACGACGCCTCCGTCGCCGTCGTCGACGGCGAAGGGCGCGCCCGGCTCGGCGACCTCATCGCCGAGCGGGGTGAGACGTTCCTGCGGATCACCGGGAACCTCGCCCCGGACGCCCCGGTCGCCGCGCCCTGGTACGGCCCCGGGCCGACGCTCACCGTGGCGGTGGTGACCGGGCTGATGCTCGGCGAGAGCCTCGTGCACGGCCTGGACATGGCGCGCGGCGCCGGACTGCCGTGGTCGATCGGCGGGGACGAGGCGAGCCTGGTGATCGGCCAGTCGATGCCGACGATGATGAGCCTGGCCCTGGACACGGCGAAGGCGCGGGGCGTCCGCGTCGCCTTCGACCTGGTGGTCGAGGGCGGCCCGCGCCTCGCCGTCGTCGTCGACGACGGAGCGATGACCGTGACCCGCGACGCCCCGCCGCGCGCGTACGACTGCAGGCTCACGGTCGACCCGGCCGCCTTCCTGCTCGTCTCGTTCCGGCGCACGCCGATCTGGAAGGCCGTCGCCCTGGGCCGGATGCGGGCCGGCGGCCGCAGGCCGTGGCTCGCCATGCGGCTCGGCCGACTGGTCGCCACCCCCTGA
- a CDS encoding VOC family protein, which produces MFNGAHVILYTRDAEADRDFLKDVVGFDHVDAGRGWLVFKLPPSEIAVHPTEGEPRHEVYLMCEDIAATLTALEDRGAEISRPITDQGWGLLGAVRLPSGAELPLYEPRHPTAHTLSP; this is translated from the coding sequence ATGTTCAACGGCGCGCACGTGATTCTCTACACCCGGGACGCGGAGGCAGACCGCGACTTCCTCAAGGACGTCGTCGGCTTCGACCATGTGGACGCCGGCCGGGGCTGGCTCGTCTTCAAGCTGCCGCCCTCCGAGATCGCCGTGCACCCCACGGAGGGCGAACCGAGGCACGAGGTCTATCTGATGTGCGAGGACATCGCCGCCACCCTGACGGCCCTGGAGGACCGGGGCGCCGAGATCTCACGCCCCATCACCGACCAGGGCTGGGGCCTGCTCGGTGCCGTCCGGCTGCCGAGCGGCGCCGAACTCCCCCTGTACGAACCGCGTCACCCGACCGCGCACACCCTGTCACCCTGA
- a CDS encoding helix-turn-helix domain-containing protein, whose protein sequence is MADDYLVRIGKLIRDARQHRGWTQTQLAEALATSQSAVNRIERGNQNISLEMIARIGEALDSEIVSLGYAGPMHLRVVGRRRLSGAIDVKTSKNACVALLCASLLNKGRTVLRRVARIEEVFRLLEVLNSIGVRTRWINDGVDLEIVPPAELDMESIDAEAAIRTRSIIMFLGPLLHRMDRFKLPYAGGCDLGTRTIEPHMIALRRFGLDITATEGIYHAQVERSVSPDRPIVLTERGDTVTENALLAAARHDGVTVIRNASSNYMVQDLCFFLEALGVRVDGIGTTTLTVHGIPQIDVDVDYSPSEDPVEAMSLLAAAVVTESELTIRRVPIEFMEIELAVLEEMGLDHDRSAEYAADNGRTRLVDLTVRPSKLEAPIDKIHPMPFPGLNIDNVPFFAAIAATAQGKTLIHDWVYDNRAIYLTDLNRLGGRLQLLDPHRVLVEGPTRWRAAEMMCPPALRPAVVVLLAMMAAEGTSVLRNVYVINRGYEELAERLNSVGAQIEIFRDI, encoded by the coding sequence ATGGCAGACGACTACCTCGTACGCATCGGCAAGCTCATCCGTGACGCCCGGCAGCACCGCGGCTGGACACAGACGCAGCTTGCCGAGGCGCTGGCCACGAGCCAGAGCGCCGTCAACCGGATCGAGCGCGGCAACCAGAACATCAGCCTTGAGATGATCGCCCGGATCGGCGAGGCCCTCGACAGCGAGATCGTGTCCCTGGGTTACGCGGGACCGATGCACCTCCGCGTCGTCGGGCGCCGCCGGCTCTCCGGAGCCATCGACGTCAAGACGAGCAAGAACGCCTGTGTCGCGCTGCTCTGCGCCTCGCTCCTCAACAAGGGCCGCACGGTCCTGCGCCGCGTCGCCCGCATCGAGGAGGTCTTCCGTCTTCTGGAGGTCCTCAACTCCATCGGCGTACGCACCCGCTGGATCAACGACGGGGTCGACCTGGAGATCGTGCCGCCCGCCGAGCTGGACATGGAGTCCATCGACGCCGAGGCCGCGATCCGCACCCGCTCGATCATCATGTTCCTCGGTCCGCTGCTGCACCGCATGGACCGCTTCAAGCTGCCGTACGCCGGTGGCTGCGACCTCGGTACGCGCACGATCGAGCCGCACATGATCGCGCTGCGCCGCTTCGGCCTGGACATCACGGCCACCGAGGGGATCTACCACGCCCAGGTCGAGCGCTCGGTCTCCCCCGACCGCCCGATCGTCCTGACCGAGCGCGGCGACACGGTGACCGAGAACGCGCTGCTCGCCGCCGCCCGCCACGACGGCGTGACGGTCATCCGCAACGCCTCCTCCAACTACATGGTCCAGGACCTGTGCTTCTTCCTGGAGGCCCTGGGCGTACGGGTCGACGGCATCGGGACCACCACCCTCACCGTCCACGGCATCCCCCAGATCGACGTCGACGTCGACTACTCCCCCTCCGAGGACCCGGTCGAGGCGATGAGCCTGCTGGCCGCGGCGGTCGTCACGGAATCCGAACTGACCATCCGCCGGGTCCCGATCGAGTTCATGGAGATCGAGCTCGCGGTCCTGGAGGAGATGGGCCTCGACCACGACCGCTCGGCCGAGTACGCCGCCGACAACGGCCGCACGCGCCTCGTCGACCTGACGGTCCGCCCCTCCAAGCTGGAGGCGCCGATCGACAAGATCCACCCGATGCCCTTCCCGGGCCTGAACATCGACAACGTCCCCTTCTTCGCGGCCATCGCGGCCACGGCTCAGGGCAAGACCCTCATCCACGACTGGGTCTACGACAACCGCGCCATCTACCTCACCGACCTCAACCGCCTCGGCGGCCGCCTCCAGCTCCTCGACCCCCACCGCGTCCTGGTCGAGGGCCCCACCCGCTGGCGCGCCGCCGAGATGATGTGCCCGCCGGCCCTGCGCCCCGCGGTGGTCGTCCTCCTGGCGATGATGGCCGCCGAGGGCACGTCGGTCCTCCGGAACGTGTACGTCATCAACCGCGGCTACGAGGAGCTCGCGGAGCGCCTCAACTCGGTCGGCGCGCAGATCGAGATCTTCCGGGACATCTAG
- a CDS encoding MFS transporter yields the protein MTSDPKPTTPTATTPHKSDGDGKGIALFVIASCQLMVVLDITIVNIALPDIQQSLDFSTTSLSWVVNAYTLTFGGLLLLGGRAGDILGRRRVFIFGVLLFGLASLLAGFAQSEWQLLAARALQGVGGAIASPTSLSLITTTFDEGPERNRAFGVFAGVSAGGGAIGLLAGGVLVEWLDWRWIFFVNVPIALLIAFLTPRHVKESARQPGHFDVTGALTSTLGMVALVYGFIRAAQEGWRDPYTIASFAAAVVLLVTFILVERRSRQPITPLHMFADRNRAGTYGIMLCLAAAIFGMFFFLTLFVQQVLDFSPLEAGLAFLPVSAVIAVAAGITSQLLPRFGPKPFMVLGSLCLAAGLSWLTLTDVDSTYLGSILGPMLVFSFGMGFMFVSLTLMALSNVALKDTGAASGLLNATQQVGGSLGLSILVTVFGTVSRNEADTQVPAFLAQASPLEKARFAETGQLPPPWGDEVLTAGVSAGFIVAAVFAILALVISVFAIQVRPSDLERLKGGVVPGA from the coding sequence ATGACGAGTGATCCGAAGCCGACGACCCCGACGGCGACCACCCCGCACAAGAGTGACGGGGACGGCAAGGGCATCGCCCTCTTCGTGATCGCCTCCTGTCAGTTGATGGTGGTCCTCGACATCACCATCGTGAACATCGCTCTGCCGGACATCCAGCAGTCGCTGGACTTCTCGACCACCAGCCTGTCCTGGGTCGTGAACGCCTACACGCTCACCTTCGGCGGACTGCTGCTCCTCGGCGGACGCGCGGGCGACATCCTCGGGCGTCGCAGGGTCTTCATCTTCGGCGTCCTGCTCTTCGGACTCGCCTCCCTGCTCGCCGGCTTCGCCCAGTCCGAATGGCAACTCCTCGCGGCCCGCGCCCTCCAGGGCGTCGGCGGCGCGATCGCCTCGCCGACCTCCCTCTCGCTGATCACCACGACCTTCGACGAAGGCCCCGAACGCAACCGCGCCTTCGGCGTGTTCGCGGGTGTCTCGGCCGGCGGCGGAGCCATCGGCCTGCTCGCCGGCGGCGTCCTGGTCGAGTGGCTCGACTGGCGCTGGATCTTCTTCGTGAACGTGCCGATCGCCCTGCTGATCGCCTTCCTGACACCTCGCCACGTCAAGGAGTCCGCACGCCAGCCGGGCCACTTCGACGTGACCGGGGCGCTGACCTCGACGCTCGGCATGGTGGCGCTGGTCTACGGCTTCATCCGCGCCGCGCAGGAAGGCTGGCGGGACCCGTACACGATCGCCTCCTTCGCCGCCGCGGTCGTCCTGCTCGTCACCTTCATCCTGGTGGAACGGCGCTCGCGGCAGCCGATCACCCCGCTGCACATGTTCGCCGACCGCAACCGCGCGGGCACCTACGGCATCATGCTCTGCCTCGCGGCCGCGATCTTCGGCATGTTCTTCTTCCTCACGCTCTTCGTGCAGCAGGTCCTGGACTTCAGCCCGCTCGAAGCCGGCCTCGCCTTCCTCCCGGTGAGCGCGGTCATCGCGGTCGCCGCCGGCATCACCTCCCAACTCCTGCCCAGGTTCGGCCCGAAGCCCTTCATGGTGCTGGGCTCGCTCTGCCTGGCGGCCGGCCTGTCCTGGCTCACCCTGACCGACGTCGACTCGACCTACCTGGGTTCGATCCTCGGTCCGATGCTGGTCTTCAGTTTCGGCATGGGGTTCATGTTCGTCTCGCTGACCCTGATGGCCCTCTCCAACGTCGCCCTCAAGGACACCGGAGCCGCCTCCGGCCTGCTCAACGCGACCCAGCAGGTGGGCGGTTCGCTCGGCCTCTCGATCCTGGTCACGGTCTTCGGAACGGTCAGCCGCAACGAGGCCGACACCCAGGTCCCGGCCTTCCTCGCCCAGGCGAGCCCCCTGGAGAAGGCCCGCTTCGCCGAAACGGGCCAACTCCCCCCGCCCTGGGGCGACGAGGTCCTCACCGCCGGAGTCTCGGCCGGCTTCATCGTGGCGGCGGTCTTCGCGATCCTCGCCCTCGTGATATCCGTCTTCGCCATCCAGGTCCGCCCCTCGGACCTCGAACGCCTCAAGGGCGGCGTGGTCCCGGGCGCCTGA
- a CDS encoding RidA family protein: MSLHRHNPAELAPPTGFSHAVTATGTRLVFLAGQTALDSEGKVVGETLPEQFTTALGNLLTALRHAGGTPADLARVTVYTTDVDDYRAHAAELGRVWRRLAGRDYPAMAVIGVVRLWDEQARVELDGFAVLEEPTHA, encoded by the coding sequence ATGAGCCTCCACCGCCACAACCCGGCCGAACTCGCCCCGCCCACCGGCTTCTCCCACGCCGTCACCGCCACCGGCACCCGCCTGGTCTTCCTCGCCGGGCAGACCGCGCTCGACAGCGAGGGCAAGGTCGTGGGGGAGACCCTCCCCGAGCAGTTCACCACCGCCCTCGGCAACCTCCTCACCGCCCTGCGCCACGCCGGCGGCACCCCGGCCGACCTCGCCCGCGTCACGGTCTACACCACCGACGTCGACGACTACCGCGCCCACGCCGCCGAACTGGGCCGTGTCTGGCGCAGGTTGGCGGGCCGCGACTATCCGGCGATGGCCGTCATCGGAGTCGTACGGCTCTGGGACGAACAGGCGCGGGTCGAGCTGGACGGCTTCGCGGTCCTGGAGGAACCCACCCACGCTTGA